The Manihot esculenta cultivar AM560-2 chromosome 11, M.esculenta_v8, whole genome shotgun sequence genome includes a region encoding these proteins:
- the LOC110627154 gene encoding probable fructokinase-4, with translation MASAVSNGSSGSSLIVSFGEMLIDFVPTVSGVSLAEAPGFLKAPGGAPANVAIAVARLGGKSAFVGKLGDDEFGHMLAGILKENGVIGNGINFDKGARTALAFVTLRADGEREFMFYRNPSADMLLKPEELNLELIRSAKVFHYGSISLIVEPCRSAHLKAIETAKDAGALLSYDPNLRLPLWPSAAEAREQIMSIWDKAEVIKVSDVELEFLTGSDKIDDADALSLWHPNLKLLLVTLGEKGCRYYTKNFHGSVEAFNVKTVDTTGAGDSFIGALLCKIVDDRSIIEDEARLRDVLKFANACGAITTTKKGAIPALPTEQEVLALINGSK, from the exons ATGGCGTCAGCGGTCTCCAATGGCAGCTCAGGCTCTTCCCTCATCGTCAGCTTCGGCGAGATGCTGATCGACTTTGTCCCCACCGTCTCCGGCGTGTCCCTAGCCGAGGCACCTGGTTTCTTGAAGGCACCGGGTGGTGCACCAGCCAACGTCGCAATAGCCGTTGCTAGGCTCGGTGGGAAATCTGCCTTCGTCGGTAAGCTAGGGGATGACGAGTTCGGCCACATGCTCGCTGGGATCTTGAAGGAAAACGGCGTGATCGGTAACGGTATCAACTTTGACAAAGGAGCAAGGACTGCTTTGGCGTTCGTGACTCTACGCGCTGACGGAGAACGTGAATTCATGTTTTACCGTAATCCTAGCGCTGACATGCTCTTGAAACCTGAAGAGCTGAATCTTGAACTCATTAGATCT GCCAAAGTTTTCCACTATGGATCAATAAGCTTGATAGTGGAGCCATGCAGATCAGCACATCTCAAGGCAATTGAAACGGCAAAGGACGCAGGAGCCCTGCTATCCTATGACCCAAATCTGAGGCTGCCATTGTGGCCTTCAGCTGCGGAGGCTCGTGAACAGATAATGAGCATTTGGGACAAGGCAGAGGTGATCAAAGTCAGCGATGTTGAGCTTGAGTTCCTGACTGGAAGTGACAAAATAGATGATGCTGATGCCTTGTCACTTTGGCATCCTAACTTGAAGCTTCTTTTGGTCACCCTTGGTGAGAAGGGTTGCAGATATTATACCAAG AATTTCCATGGATCAGTGGAAGCTTTCAATGTCAAAACTGTGGATACAACAGGTGCTGGCGATTCATTTATCGGAGCTCTATTATGCAAGATTGTGGATGATCGATCTATAATTGAG GATGAAGCAAGATTAAGGGACGTGCTCAAGTTCGCAAATGCATGTGGAGCCATTACAACCACCAAGAAAGGAGCTATCCCTGCCCTTCCTACCGAGCAGGAAGTCCTCGCCCTAATCAACGGCTCAAAATAG
- the LOC110625493 gene encoding protein YIF1B has translation MYNNVGAQPGVPVPPTNPQPNPFGNSFYGAGSGLIRGGLGAYGEKILGSSSEYVQSNISRYFSDPQYYFQVNDQYVRNKLKIVLFPFLHRGHWTRITEPVGGRLSYKPPIYDINAPDLYIPFMAFGTYVVLAGLSLGLNGKFSPEALNWLFVKGLFGWFLQVSLLKVSLLSLGIGEAPLLDVVAYGGYTFAGMCFAVLGKILFNYSYYFLMPWTCLCMGAFLVKTMKRVLFAEVRSYDSSRHHYLLLFVALAQFPLFIWLGNITINWLF, from the exons ATGTATAACAATGTGGGAGCCCAGCCTGGAGTGCCAGTGCCTCCAACAAATCCTCAGCCTAATCCATTTGGGAATTCATTCTATGGAGCTGGTTCTGGGCTTATTAGAGGGGGACTTGGTGCATATGGAGAGAAAATTCTAGGATCAAGCTCCGAATATGTACAGAGCAAT ATAAGTAGATACTTCTCCGATCCCCAATATTATTTCCAAGTGAATGACCAATACGTGAGAAACAAATTGAAGATTGTTCTATTTCCATTCCTTCACAGG GGACACTGGACTCGGATAACTGAGCCAGTAGGGGGCAGGCTTTCCTACAAACCTCCAATTTATGATATAAATGCACCAGACTTGTACATTCCCTTCATGGCATTTGGTACATATGTTGTACTTGCTGGCTTGTCATTAGGACTTAATGGAAA GTTCAGTCCAGAAGCACTGAATTGGTTGTTTGTGAAGGGATTATTTGGCTGGTTTCTGCAAGTTTCATTGCTCAAAGTATCACTGCTTTCATTAGGTATTGGAGAGGCACCCTTGCTGGACGTTGTTGCATATGGTGGATATACATTCGCAGGAATGTGCTTTGCTGTCCTTGGAAAGATTTTATTCAACTACTCGTACTACTTCTTAATGCCATGGACCTGCTTATGTATGGGAGCTTTTTTGGTGAAGACGATGAAGAGGGTCCTTTTTGCAGAGGTGAGGAGTTATGATTCGAGCCGACATCATTATCTGTTGCTATTTGTTGCCTTGGCTCAGTTCCCACTATTCATATGGCTTGGTAACATTACGATTAATTGGCTTTTCTAA
- the LOC110626992 gene encoding B-box zinc finger protein 25 isoform X2, with product MKIQCDVCERAPATVICCADEAALCAKCDIEVHAANKLASKHQRLLLQCLSNKLPPCDICQEKAAFIFCVEDRALFCQDCDEPIHSAGSLSANHQRYLATGIRVAVGSSCSKDTKKSCLEPPNQSAPQTSVKLPVQQPSSFNSSWAVDDLMQFSDFESSTDKKEQLEFGEFQWLADVGLFGEQLPQEALTAAEVPQITAPSSVNVSSYRPTKSNMPNKKPRIEICDEDEEYFIVPDLG from the exons ATGAAGATTCAGTGCGATGTTTGTGAGAGAGCTCCAGCGACGGTGATTTGTTGTGCAGATGAAGCGGCTCTTTGTGCAAAATGTGACATAGAAGTTCATGCAGCCAACAAGCTTGCAAGCAAACACCAGAGGCTTCTTCTTCAATGTCTCTCCAACAAGCTTCCTCCTTGTGACATATGCCAA GAGAAGGCAGCTTTCATTTTCTGTGTTGAAGACAGAGCACTTTTCTGTCAGGACTGTGATGAACCAATCCATTCAGCTGGTAGCCTCTCTGCAAATCATCAGCGGTATTTGGCAACTGGAATCAGAGTGGCTGTAGGATCTAGTTGCTCCAAGGACACTAAGAAGAGTTGTTTAGAGCCACCTAATCAGAGTGCACCACAAACATCTGTGAAATTGCCTGTACAACAACCATCAAGCTTCAACTCTTCATGGGCAGTTGATGACTTGATGCAATTCTCAGACTTTGAATCGTCCACTGACAAG AAAGAGCAACTTGAATTTGGAGAGTTTCAGTGGCTAGCTGATGTGGGTCTTTTTGGTGAGCAACTTCCTCAAGAGGCATTAACAGCAGCTGAAGTTCCTCAAATAACAGCTCcatcatcagtgaatgttagCTCATACAGGCCTACCAAATCCAACATGCCTAATAAGAAGCCAAGGATTGAGATTTGTGATGAAGATGAGGAGTACTTCATTGTACCTGATCTTGGCTGA
- the LOC110626992 gene encoding B-box zinc finger protein 25 isoform X1 — MKIQCDVCERAPATVICCADEAALCAKCDIEVHAANKLASKHQRLLLQCLSNKLPPCDICQEKAAFIFCVEDRALFCQDCDEPIHSAGSLSANHQRYLATGIRVAVGSSCSKDTKKSCLEPPNQSAPQTSVKLPVQQPSSFNSSWAVDDLMQFSDFESSTDKQKEQLEFGEFQWLADVGLFGEQLPQEALTAAEVPQITAPSSVNVSSYRPTKSNMPNKKPRIEICDEDEEYFIVPDLG; from the exons ATGAAGATTCAGTGCGATGTTTGTGAGAGAGCTCCAGCGACGGTGATTTGTTGTGCAGATGAAGCGGCTCTTTGTGCAAAATGTGACATAGAAGTTCATGCAGCCAACAAGCTTGCAAGCAAACACCAGAGGCTTCTTCTTCAATGTCTCTCCAACAAGCTTCCTCCTTGTGACATATGCCAA GAGAAGGCAGCTTTCATTTTCTGTGTTGAAGACAGAGCACTTTTCTGTCAGGACTGTGATGAACCAATCCATTCAGCTGGTAGCCTCTCTGCAAATCATCAGCGGTATTTGGCAACTGGAATCAGAGTGGCTGTAGGATCTAGTTGCTCCAAGGACACTAAGAAGAGTTGTTTAGAGCCACCTAATCAGAGTGCACCACAAACATCTGTGAAATTGCCTGTACAACAACCATCAAGCTTCAACTCTTCATGGGCAGTTGATGACTTGATGCAATTCTCAGACTTTGAATCGTCCACTGACAAG CAGAAAGAGCAACTTGAATTTGGAGAGTTTCAGTGGCTAGCTGATGTGGGTCTTTTTGGTGAGCAACTTCCTCAAGAGGCATTAACAGCAGCTGAAGTTCCTCAAATAACAGCTCcatcatcagtgaatgttagCTCATACAGGCCTACCAAATCCAACATGCCTAATAAGAAGCCAAGGATTGAGATTTGTGATGAAGATGAGGAGTACTTCATTGTACCTGATCTTGGCTGA